A segment of the Colletotrichum destructivum chromosome 3, complete sequence genome:
AGCGGACAAAGATCTGGTTCGCGGTGGGCATGTGCTCGTTGAAGACCTCGCTCGCGATGGATGCCAGCGCCGGGTGCGCGACCCAGGTGCCGTCGTGCCCGGCTAGCACCTCGCGGAGCTTGTCGGCACGCACGCTGTCCATGGCCTTCGCGTTGGCCGCCGGGTCGTCCTTGCGCGGGATGAGGGCcgccatgccgcccatggcgTGCACGCCGCGCTTGTGGCAGGTGCTGATGAGCAGCTTGACGTAGGCGTCCATGAAGGGGACCGTCATGGTCACGTCGGCGCGGTCCGGGAGGATGAAGCCCGGGCGGTTGCGGAAGCGCTTGAGGAAGGTGAAGATGTAGTCCCATCGGCCACAGTTGAGGCCGGAGCTGTGGTCTCGGAGCTCGTAGATGATCTGCCGAGGATGTTTTTAGTGGGCGATCTGGAGGAAACAGCCAGCGAGTAATGATTGACAAATACacacctcgtccatctcaAAGACGGCGCTGATGGTCTCGATGAGGACGGTGGCGCGGATCGTGCCCCGCGGGATCCCGACGTAGTCCTGAGCCGTGTTAAAGACGTCGTTCCACAACCTGGCTTCGAGGTGCGACTCCATCTTGGGCAGGTAAAAGTAagggccggcgccgcgggaGATGAGCTCCTTGGCGTTGTGGAAAAAGTACAGGCCGAAGTCGAAAAGGGCGCCGGAGATGGGCTCCCCATCGACGGTGAAGTGCTTCTCGTCCAGGTGCCAGCCGCGCGTCCTGGCGATCAACGTCGGAAGGGCGCGGTCGGTCCTCAGCTTGTACTCCTTCTCGCCGAGGCGGAAGTCGACCTGGCGGCGGATGGCGTCGTACAAGTTGGCTTGGCCGTAGATCATGTTATCCCAGGTAGGGCCGTTGGAGTCTGAATCGTGTAAGCTAGAGtcgaccccccccccccccctcggcAGCTTGCTTGACTTCTGCCCCTTTTGATCATGGGCCCAACCAACCTTCAAAGTCGGCCATGTAGGCCCACACGTCCGAGTTGAGCGCGTTGACGACCATCTTCCTGTCCGTGGGCCCGGTGATTTCGACCCTGCGATCAACCaagcccggcgccggcgcagcGCCCTTCCAGTTCTTGTCATCGCGGATGTGTTTTGTCTCCGGGAGGAAGTCGGGCAGGCGCCCCTTGTCTGTCTCAACCTGGCGTTCTTCACGGAGCTTCAAGAGGTGTCTGCGGGTGGGCTCGAAACTGCGGTGCAAGATGGCGAGAAacttgacggcgtccttggtGAGGATGCGGCGGGAGGCgtcgttgccggcgccgaggatggaGACGCTGTCTAgcgttgatgttgttgattGAGACATATCTGGAATTTTCAAGTCTGCAACACAGATAGAAAGAattttttcccttttctctAGCAATTTACAATATAACCTGATCTTACATCACTGATGGGACTCATCAAGTGGCATCGCCTGATATTAAGTACCCTTTTCCACGGTTAATGGCGCATCTCCCAAACGCTCGGCTCTCTTCCGATGGTGTTCTATGTGTTCCCTGGTCTTTGGTGAAGCCTCTCGGCTCGGTATCCGAACCGGAGACGGGCGAGATCCGATTGGCTCCACTCGCCCTGACTCTCCGCCCACGGCCGAACGGaaaggatggatggatacaCGTAGATCGGGATGACTGCCTCCCTGTTTCCAGACTATGCTTCACACGTCATTTCCAAGACTTATTCCCGTGAACCGAATGTGATTTGAGACTCAATAGCTTTATTTGTCATCCAACATCAATTGCTACTATTGCTACTATGACCCGTAACCTCCCGgggccatcatcttctccaacTCGGCCCAGTCCAGCTGATCGACTCCGGTGAGGGGGAGCGTGGGATCGTTGAAACTGTTGTAgatgccctcggcggcctccagCCCAAACGCCTGCTCGAGGTTCTCGTCCAGGTTCAAGCCGAACAGCGTATCCGCGCCGTAGGTATCTGCGTCCGGGCCCCCAAACATCTCGCCCTCCCACGACGGgaccgaggagctcggcgtcggcgtcgtcaggGGCATCTGGGACGCCGAAGGCTGCTGGCCCGACTGCCCCGGCAACACGGACCCGGGGGTGTTCCCCGCATGGGGCACCCCGCCGGCTTCTTCCCCGGATTCTCCCATCTGCACGTCGTGGTCCTTGTCGAACGCCACCACGTTGACCCACACGTGGGCCGAGAACTGCCGGACGTCCTTGAgccgctgcgccgccgcgTTGTTGCCGGCCTGGGACAGGTACTCCATGAACTCGATGGCCTGGAACAGctcctgcggcggcggcttctggCTGTCATTCTTGTGGGCGAAGCCGCGCATGATCaggacgaaggcggccgcgAAGGCCGCGTCTaggtcgaagaaggcgaaaGGCGCTGTGTTTCCTGTCAATCTTCTGGTGTCCGGCGACAGTAACGAGAACGAGACTACTAACCGATTTCCTCCTGCCTCTGCATGGCCATGAGGATCCGAATGATCCTCAACGCCGATTCGTTGCAGAGCAGGCAGAGCTGAGAGATGGCAGACGACACCGACCCTTGTTTTTCCGTCTTCTGGACCTTGTCTTTGACCTTTTGGAGCAAAATGGGCCGGATGCAAAGGATGATTGCCTTTGAGTTGATTAAGATTAGTACAATTCCTGACGCAGGAAGCAAAAAGAATAAATAAAACCCCCCGTAAGACCAGTGGGATTCTCAGACCAAGACTTACCTGGAATAGCCTCAAATAGAGTGATGCACCTGCTCTGGTAACCTCGAACTGCTTGTTACTGAAGTCAATGGCAAGGTTGGCCGGAATAGATCGGCCGGTGTCATGGAGCGATTGCAGAAGATTACGCATCTTCCTGACCAGATCGGCCTGCGACAAAGCACCTCTACTATATAACGCTGTGGTTGAATCCCAGTCAGCTGCTTCGATCATGCCaatggatgatggggagTGACAAAGGATGCCCTAATCACACTTACACGACATGATCTCGCCCGTTGTTCGGGCAATTTGCACATTAACGTTCAGCGGCTCTGGCGAGTCGAAACCCGGCGATGGTCCGGGGAGATCGAAGGAAAGGTGGCGGTCGTCGACCGAAGCCGGACGCCCAAGTCCCGCGGATATTCGTCTGGGTAGTTGGGGAATAAAGTGAGCTTACGCCATTTTGCTTCGGTTTATCATGGACTTACTGGTCGAGCATGTACACGGTCCACCACACCCGCATCCGATGTGCTCTTTCTGAGGGGAGACACTTTTGCTCTGAGAAGGGCAAGTTGCAGCCCAGAGTCAGAGCAAGCCGCACGGTTGTTCCCACCTGGTATTTGCGTTAGCCAATTCGTCGTCGCTCAATGACGTATGTGAGATTGATCTCTTACGAAGAAATAGGAATCGTTCTTCCTGTCGTTCCACTGCAGATATGTGGTCGCCAGGCAGAGGATCTCCAGACCGACGATGCCATACTCGCTGATGCTGTGCAGTGGCGGGAGCCTCCTCATCGCCTCGGCGAACCAGAAGGCCCCCGGGGGACCCCGCACCTCGCGCGGATCTTCTTCCATCAGCTTGCCCATTGCCATGACCAGCAAGTAGAGTGTGAACCACGGGGTGTCCATCTGGCGGGCGCGCGAGGCCTGGCTCTGGAACAGCAACGTCATGTTGTCCGTAAAGGTCCGCTGGTCGAGGAAGTGCTGCGTGACGCCCATGTACGAGTTGAAGAGGTTCAGCAGCCGGTTGGACTCGGCCTCCTTGGGGAAGGCCTGGTGGGGGATGCCCTTGATCAACTCGTTCGTCGAGGTCCATTCAGGGGTGAAGGGGAGATCTCTCGGgtcctcgttctcgaggTGCTCGGGGGCATCTCGTTCCGGCGAATCCCGGTCTTTGCCGTTGTTCTCGTGGAACAGGCTTCGCAACCGCTGCTCAAACAGCGGCCCAGGTGCGCTCTCTATGGATGCTGTGTCCCGTCCGGCTTTAGCCCAATGTCCACCGTCCATTGCTGCATCTGCTCATCGAAAAGGGCTAGACAAACCATAACTTGGAGGCGGTACTTCGCCGGTCGGTTCAAAAGGCGCAATGCCTGTAGGACTAGGATTTGATACGGCAGCCGACACACCTCTCAACTGCGGACTGGGGTGTGGGCGTGGTTGCTTGGCGAGCTCTGCCTGAAGTCAGACTTGTAGTTCttcaca
Coding sequences within it:
- a CDS encoding Putative malate synthase, which codes for MSQSTTSTLDSVSILGAGNDASRRILTKDAVKFLAILHRSFEPTRRHLLKLREERQVETDKGRLPDFLPETKHIRDDKNWKGAAPAPGLVDRRVEITGPTDRKMVVNALNSDVWAYMADFEDSNGPTWDNMIYGQANLYDAIRRQVDFRLGEKEYKLRTDRALPTLIARTRGWHLDEKHFTVDGEPISGALFDFGLYFFHNAKELISRGAGPYFYLPKMESHLEARLWNDVFNTAQDYVGIPRGTIRATVLIETISAVFEMDEIIYELRDHSSGLNCGRWDYIFTFLKRFRNRPGFILPDRADVTMTVPFMDAYVKLLISTCHKRGVHAMGGMAALIPRKDDPAANAKAMDSVRADKLREVLAGHDGTWVAHPALASIASEVFNEHMPTANQIFVRSEVDVKRDDLLNPVVPGRITDDGVRKNLHITLAYMEGWLRGVGCSAINYLMEDAATAEVSRTQLWQWVRHGVSTAEGTKLDKTTMLSILDDVTSELIKASPPNNKYELAAKYLRPQVTGEEYANFVTTLLYDEITSLGPSWKL
- a CDS encoding uncharacterized protein (Putative zn(2)Cys(6) fungal-type DNA-binding domain, transcription factor domain, fungi), producing the protein MAMSTSSYRGSLSATPDPSSKSHKATGGASSLSSPSPSSSSRKRKRKIKIETDNEDAMPAQAAVKARSANACNTCRRRKVKCSGEQPCRNCSRNNLDCEFGDGRKRYSEAYVSELRATLSRYEDQIKELAKQPRPHPSPQLRGVSAAVSNPSPTGIAPFEPTGEVPPPSYASIESAPGPLFEQRLRSLFHENNGKDRDSPERDAPEHLENEDPRDLPFTPEWTSTNELIKGIPHQAFPKEAESNRLLNLFNSYMGVTQHFLDQRTFTDNMTLLFQSQASRARQMDTPWFTLYLLVMAMGKLMEEDPREVRGPPGAFWFAEAMRRLPPLHSISEYGIVGLEILCLATTYLQWNDRKNDSYFFVGTTVRLALTLGCNLPFSEQKCLPSERAHRMRVWWTVYMLDQRISAGLGRPASVDDRHLSFDLPGPSPGFDSPEPLNVNVQIARTTGEIMSSLYSRGALSQADLVRKMRNLLQSLHDTGRSIPANLAIDFSNKQFEVTRAGASLYLRLFQAIILCIRPILLQKVKDKVQKTEKQGSVSSAISQLCLLCNESALRIIRILMAMQRQEEIAPFAFFDLDAAFAAAFVLIMRGFAHKNDSQKPPPQELFQAIEFMEYLSQAGNNAAAQRLKDVRQFSAHVWVNVVAFDKDHDVQMGESGEEAGGVPHAGNTPGSVLPGQSGQQPSASQMPLTTPTPSSSVPSWEGEMFGGPDADTYGADTLFGLNLDENLEQAFGLEAAEGIYNSFNDPTLPLTGVDQLDWAELEKMMAPGGYGS